In Streptomyces sp. NBC_01439, the following are encoded in one genomic region:
- a CDS encoding SCO5717 family growth-regulating ATPase has product MSGDRNERRGGTWDVPTDDQSDAEPEVTGEFTIDYTPPAWYMQGGTPAAQVPGLPEGSGFEPHRPSELESPSTVRIAPPVPRTPSDGAGLPAPFPPAPAAPVEPAPTYRAPALPYSTPAPAPAQAEVPAPAPAPAPAPAPTEASTSVPVPAPFESAPSYPIAAPTPAPTPIEPPAPALVEVPVEVPAPAENAPSGLEAPAPVEPFPAATPVADVPAPVPAADEVAPEPAPVDPPPVTPFPALPPVDVVTPYPPLPSAPVVEPVAEPAAEVPPAPWAVPQRTPAEGTPVLPPAEQPVVAPASEPEPEPVSPADAPPAVAETPFGGPVGELLSPPPAFGTPDDYPFPPPSPALPQSQPPQHYDPRTVGQWSAGPGQQQPPQQPQQHPQPQPQPHDPRYSAGQTGGGAPLGYTAAVELSSDRLLRNKQKPKNNNGVGGLFRFGGKAAEAERQRKLELIRTPVMSCYRIAVISLKGGVGKTTTTTALGATLATERQDKILAIDANPDAGTLGRRVRRETGATIRDLVQAIPYLHSYMDIRRFTSQAPSGLEIIANDVDPAVSTTFNDEDYRRVIETLGRQYPIILTDSGTGLLYSAMRGVLDLADQLIIISTPSVDGASSASTTLDWLSAHGYADLVSRSLTVISGVRETSKMIKIEDIVQHFETRCRGVVVVPFDEHLAAGAEVDLDMMRPKTREAYFNLSALVAEDFLRAQQQAPQGHWGAPQQPQSPQQPYGHQPPQQPQPYGQPQGQPPYQQPPQPQPQPYSQPYPQPGQPWQQPQPQAPQQQPPQPQQPPRDPRLG; this is encoded by the coding sequence GTGAGCGGCGATCGGAACGAGAGGCGCGGCGGGACGTGGGACGTCCCGACGGACGATCAGTCCGACGCGGAGCCCGAGGTGACGGGCGAGTTCACCATCGACTACACCCCGCCGGCCTGGTACATGCAGGGCGGGACGCCGGCCGCACAGGTTCCGGGCCTCCCCGAGGGCAGCGGCTTCGAGCCCCACCGCCCGTCGGAGCTGGAATCGCCCTCGACCGTGCGGATCGCTCCGCCGGTGCCGCGGACGCCGTCCGACGGTGCGGGCCTGCCGGCGCCCTTCCCACCCGCTCCCGCGGCCCCGGTCGAACCGGCCCCGACGTACCGGGCTCCGGCACTGCCGTACTCGACTCCGGCCCCGGCGCCCGCCCAGGCCGAGGTTCCCGCCCCGGCACCGGCACCGGCACCGGCACCGGCACCGACCGAGGCGTCGACCTCGGTTCCGGTTCCGGCTCCCTTCGAGTCGGCGCCGTCCTACCCGATCGCGGCTCCGACCCCTGCTCCGACGCCGATCGAGCCGCCGGCTCCGGCTCTGGTTGAGGTTCCGGTCGAGGTTCCGGCTCCCGCCGAGAACGCCCCGTCGGGGCTCGAAGCCCCGGCCCCGGTCGAGCCGTTCCCGGCCGCAACCCCGGTCGCCGACGTGCCCGCACCCGTACCTGCGGCCGATGAGGTCGCTCCGGAGCCGGCTCCCGTCGACCCCCCGCCCGTAACGCCGTTCCCCGCGCTGCCGCCCGTCGACGTGGTCACGCCCTACCCGCCCCTTCCATCGGCCCCCGTCGTGGAGCCGGTCGCCGAGCCGGCGGCGGAGGTCCCGCCCGCGCCCTGGGCCGTACCGCAGCGCACTCCCGCCGAGGGAACGCCCGTACTGCCGCCCGCCGAGCAGCCCGTAGTGGCTCCGGCGTCGGAGCCAGAGCCGGAGCCGGTCAGCCCCGCGGACGCGCCGCCGGCCGTCGCGGAAACCCCGTTCGGGGGGCCCGTCGGCGAACTGCTTTCGCCGCCGCCCGCGTTCGGGACCCCGGACGACTACCCGTTCCCGCCCCCGTCTCCCGCTCTGCCGCAGTCCCAGCCACCCCAGCACTACGACCCGCGCACCGTCGGCCAGTGGTCGGCCGGGCCCGGGCAGCAGCAACCCCCGCAGCAGCCCCAACAGCACCCCCAGCCGCAGCCGCAACCGCACGACCCGCGCTACTCGGCCGGCCAGACCGGCGGCGGGGCGCCCCTCGGTTACACCGCCGCCGTCGAGCTGTCGTCCGACCGCCTGCTGCGCAACAAGCAGAAGCCCAAGAACAACAACGGCGTCGGCGGCCTGTTCCGCTTCGGCGGCAAGGCGGCCGAAGCGGAGCGCCAGCGCAAGCTGGAGCTGATCCGCACCCCGGTCATGTCCTGCTACCGGATCGCCGTCATCAGTCTCAAGGGCGGCGTCGGCAAGACCACGACCACCACCGCCCTCGGTGCCACCCTCGCCACCGAGCGCCAGGACAAGATCCTGGCCATCGACGCGAACCCCGACGCCGGTACGCTCGGCCGTCGGGTCCGCCGCGAGACCGGCGCCACCATCCGGGACCTGGTCCAGGCGATCCCGTACTTGCACTCGTACATGGACATCCGCCGGTTCACCTCGCAGGCGCCCTCCGGTCTGGAGATCATCGCCAACGACGTGGACCCGGCCGTCTCCACGACCTTCAACGACGAGGACTACCGCCGCGTCATCGAGACGCTGGGCCGCCAGTACCCGATCATCCTGACCGACTCGGGCACCGGCCTCCTCTACTCCGCCATGCGCGGCGTCCTGGACCTGGCCGATCAGCTGATCATCATCTCGACCCCGTCCGTGGACGGCGCCAGCAGCGCCAGCACCACCCTCGACTGGCTCTCCGCGCACGGGTACGCCGACCTCGTCTCGCGCTCCCTCACCGTCATCTCGGGGGTCCGCGAGACCAGCAAGATGATCAAGATCGAGGACATCGTGCAGCACTTCGAGACCCGCTGCCGCGGTGTCGTCGTGGTGCCGTTCGACGAGCACCTCGCGGCCGGCGCGGAGGTCGATCTCGACATGATGCGGCCCAAGACGCGCGAGGCGTACTTCAACCTCTCCGCACTCGTGGCCGAGGACTTCCTGCGGGCCCAGCAGCAGGCCCCGCAGGGACACTGGGGTGCGCCGCAGCAGCCCCAGTCTCCTCAGCAGCCCTATGGGCACCAGCCCCCTCAGCAGCCGCAGCCGTACGGCCAGCCCCAGGGCCAGCCCCCGTACCAGCAGCCGCCCCAACCCCAGCCCCAGCCC